In one Anticarsia gemmatalis isolate Benzon Research Colony breed Stoneville strain chromosome 9, ilAntGemm2 primary, whole genome shotgun sequence genomic region, the following are encoded:
- the LOC142975721 gene encoding malate dehydrogenase-like codes for MFRQILSSSLKTPLLLCQPRVYYQNFVMNDTLAQLERECERYCPVPRFPPQKVTVLGAGSDVGRIACLFLKQQRVIRTLSLYEDDPERGVFGVANDIAHIDTSTAVRAYQGRVFLKDALDDADVVVICGGHYLLPPCCNTLDRDLFMENMPFVRTSAIACAQFAPHAIIAIQTPPVDANYALVRHTMKIARNYDKRRVMGMNAVNAMRANQLFCAACDQDPSSSQLPVICGTGRCTRVPVFSGAATKAKNFPMGKIGCLTRLVREADEIICRVKSNNEQGHLSLGFSTARFATCLMKGLFETSTYIDSALVEQADPEKCYGMKYCATPLKISKGGSLEYLVPEINDFEKKLLKDSRCDLEDSLNLGRCFAHGEEYYLHPCKLPQCYYVEDCPVVKPCSKKQSN; via the exons ATGTTTCGGCAAATTTTAAGTTCGTCTTTGAAGACACCGCTGCTGTTATGTCAGCCAAGAGTTTATTACCAGAACTTTGTGATGAACGATACGTTAGCGCAGTTAGAGAGGGAATGTGAGAGGTACTGTCCTGTGCCACGGTTCCCGCCGCAGAAG GTGACAGTACTTGGTGCAGGAAGCGACGTCGGCCGCATAGCATGTCTATTCCTCAAACAACAGCGGGTAATCCGGACGCTCTCGTTGTACGAAGACGACCCTGAACGCGGCGTGTTCGGCGTGGCCAATGACATCGCACATATTGACACCAGCACGGCTGTCAGAGCGTACCAGGGAAGGGTGTTCTTGAAAGACGCGTTAGAT gACGCAGACGTAGTCGTAATCTGTGGAGGTCACTACCTCCTCCCTCCGTGCTGTAACACGTTAGACCGGGATCTTTTCATGGAGAACATGCCATTTGTCCGTACTTCGGCGATTGCGTGTGCGCAGTTCGCGCCACATGCCATCATCGCTATACAGACGCCGCCTGTCGATGCTAACTATGCTCTTGTTAGACAT ACAATGAAAATAGCGAGAAACTACGACAAGCGGCGCGTGATGGGCATGAACGCGGTGAACGCTATGCGCGCGAACCAGCTGTTTTGTGCGGCGTGCGATCAGGACCCATCGTCGAGCCAGCTGCCTGTCATCTGTGGCACGGGACGGTGCACCAGAGTGCCGGTGTTCTCTGGCGCTGCTACTAAGGCGAAGAACTTTCCGATG GGTAAAATTGGCTGTTTGACACGGCTGGTACGTGAAGCGGATGAGATTATCTGTCGAGTGAAGAGTAATAATGAACAAGGACATCTCTCGCTTGGTTTCTCCACTGCGAGATTCGCCACCTGTCTTATGAAAG GTCTCTTCGAAACATCAACGTACATCGACAGCGCGCTCGTCGAGCAGGCGGACCCGGAGAAATGTTACGGAATGAAGTACTGCGCCACACCGCTCAAGATCTCCAAGGGAGGCTCCCTGGAGTACCTTGTACCTGAGATCAATGACTTTGAGAAGAAACTTCTTAAAGATAGCAG ATGTGACTTAGAAGACAGCTTAAACCTGGGCCGCTGTTTCGCCCACGGCGAGGAGTACTACCTACACCCGTGCAAGCTACCTCAATGTTACTACGTTGAAGACTGTCCCGTCGTTAAACCTTGCTCGAAGAAACAGTCTAATTGA